A section of the Petrimonas sulfuriphila genome encodes:
- a CDS encoding GNAT family N-acetyltransferase: MKEEALQIRVFGLDLFNYPKFREKILGLYVNAFTTGEHAQYIPHESAESTLDEMLRNGWGNMAFAEGKLAGVLIAFPLSFDREFPRDRCPQVPVETSVYIAEVMTHSDFRGKGVASELFESFLQRVKDNYSDVVIRVWEENKPALSLYEKLGFQPVVDIIQTKYRSQNEKFEMRKIYMTKEIRRQELRS; the protein is encoded by the coding sequence ATGAAAGAAGAAGCCTTGCAAATTCGTGTTTTTGGGTTGGATTTGTTCAATTATCCCAAGTTCAGGGAAAAGATCCTTGGTTTGTATGTAAACGCTTTTACGACAGGCGAACATGCTCAGTATATACCGCATGAATCAGCCGAAAGCACGCTGGATGAGATGCTCCGGAACGGTTGGGGGAATATGGCTTTTGCGGAAGGTAAACTGGCAGGTGTGCTGATCGCGTTTCCGTTGTCGTTTGACAGGGAATTTCCCCGTGATAGATGTCCGCAGGTTCCCGTTGAAACTTCCGTTTATATTGCTGAGGTAATGACGCATTCCGACTTTCGGGGAAAAGGAGTTGCCTCTGAACTGTTTGAAAGTTTTTTACAGCGGGTGAAAGATAACTATTCGGATGTGGTAATACGGGTCTGGGAGGAAAATAAGCCTGCCTTGTCGTTGTACGAAAAGTTGGGTTTCCAGCCCGTTGTGGACATAATACAGACGAAATATCGTTCTCAAAATGAGAAATTTGAAATGAGAAAGATCTATATGACGAAAGAAATAAGAAGACAGGAATTAAGAAGTTGA
- a CDS encoding DUF2207 domain-containing protein, whose amino-acid sequence MQRVLCFLFTALFFLSSFAQEEKVYTFRSEVRVDTSGYISVREDVRVYVKGVIFKRGITRALPLIRSDKDGDKVPVDYDIESVKRDGEPESFFTERDGSDRVIYVGNKNVLLDNGWHVYTLDYKTAGQIGFFEGYDELTWNVNALSDYPLDTVSAVIRLPEGAKVLSYRCYTGRYGSSESNCRADTLPDGLLYLEAVSLEPQEMLTVSVGFTKGIVRQPERRKSGYSKPVPDTFFDKNGLPIVSALIFLLLFAYYFFTWRKYGIDPPKPVVIPQFSPPEGLSPASVGMLYKEKYWDDLITPSIVNLAVKGFLRIKETERSSFLRRKDRVYTLIRTKKDDNMLPREESTVLQNLFKDEDEVVLDGEYDSGIANLMNSFRDDLNKQYKPVLKEGANRKFMVLPWIMLILYFSSLLYFVRFEPADQIGTFIAVALVSFPVVTLLLLILRRILKKSRIRWFGLVLGAVLVVGSLSLLLFFSGNSLSVNAVGFIIGLPLIITSFIAYGFLIKRPGERKLYLQSQVEGLKMYMDTAEEKQLQFFNPPTVTPEIFEQLLPYAIALDMEDVWGEKFESTILSSMQQPQPYQPPWYTGTVLQPARFGHMLNSTLSNTVNHAATPPQTSGSGGGNWSSGSFGGGFSGMGGGGGRVGGW is encoded by the coding sequence ATGCAACGCGTTTTGTGTTTTCTTTTTACCGCGCTTTTCTTTTTGTCGAGTTTTGCTCAGGAAGAAAAGGTATATACGTTCCGTTCTGAAGTGAGGGTTGATACTTCAGGATACATTTCTGTCCGGGAAGATGTGCGTGTATATGTTAAAGGGGTAATTTTTAAGCGTGGGATCACCCGTGCCTTGCCGTTGATCCGATCCGACAAGGACGGGGACAAGGTGCCTGTGGATTACGATATCGAAAGCGTGAAAAGGGATGGGGAGCCGGAAAGTTTTTTTACCGAACGGGACGGGAGTGACAGGGTGATTTATGTTGGCAACAAGAATGTGCTTCTGGATAACGGTTGGCATGTATATACTCTTGACTACAAGACCGCCGGGCAAATCGGTTTTTTTGAAGGTTACGACGAGTTAACCTGGAATGTAAATGCGCTGTCGGATTATCCACTCGATACCGTAAGCGCCGTTATTCGGCTTCCCGAAGGTGCTAAAGTGTTGAGTTACCGTTGTTACACGGGTAGATACGGGTCGTCGGAGAGTAACTGCAGGGCCGACACGTTGCCCGATGGGTTGTTGTACCTGGAAGCTGTCAGTCTGGAACCGCAGGAAATGCTGACCGTCTCCGTTGGATTTACAAAGGGTATTGTTCGTCAGCCGGAGAGGCGGAAAAGCGGATACTCCAAACCTGTCCCGGACACTTTCTTCGATAAAAATGGGTTGCCCATTGTTAGTGCCCTTATTTTTTTATTGCTGTTTGCTTATTATTTCTTCACGTGGCGGAAATACGGAATTGATCCGCCGAAGCCTGTGGTAATTCCACAATTCTCACCGCCCGAAGGATTATCTCCCGCAAGCGTAGGTATGCTTTACAAAGAAAAATATTGGGATGACCTGATAACACCCTCCATTGTGAACCTGGCCGTAAAGGGATTTTTGCGCATTAAAGAAACCGAAAGGTCATCTTTCTTGAGGCGGAAAGACCGGGTCTATACGCTCATCAGGACGAAGAAAGACGATAATATGCTTCCCCGGGAAGAAAGCACGGTTCTGCAGAACCTTTTCAAGGATGAAGATGAAGTGGTGCTTGACGGGGAATATGATTCCGGCATAGCGAACCTGATGAATTCGTTCAGGGACGATCTCAACAAACAATACAAGCCGGTATTGAAAGAAGGTGCCAACCGTAAATTTATGGTGCTGCCCTGGATTATGCTGATCCTGTATTTCAGTTCTCTGCTGTACTTTGTGAGGTTTGAGCCCGCAGATCAGATCGGTACGTTTATAGCCGTTGCCTTGGTGTCCTTTCCCGTTGTGACACTTCTATTGCTGATTTTGCGGAGAATACTGAAGAAATCCAGAATCCGGTGGTTCGGTCTTGTCCTGGGAGCCGTATTGGTTGTCGGGTCGTTGAGCCTGTTGCTTTTCTTTTCTGGAAATTCCCTGTCGGTAAACGCTGTTGGATTTATTATTGGCCTCCCGCTTATAATCACTAGTTTTATAGCATATGGCTTTCTGATTAAGCGTCCGGGTGAACGGAAACTCTACCTCCAATCGCAGGTTGAAGGATTGAAAATGTATATGGATACGGCAGAAGAAAAGCAATTGCAGTTTTTTAATCCGCCAACGGTCACCCCTGAAATTTTCGAACAGTTATTGCCTTATGCCATCGCATTGGACATGGAAGATGTTTGGGGCGAGAAGTTTGAAAGCACGATATTAAGCTCTATGCAGCAGCCGCAACCCTACCAGCCGCCCTGGTATACGGGAACGGTTCTGCAGCCTGCCCGTTTTGGACATATGCTCAACAGCACCTTGTCGAATACCGTTAATCACGCAGCAACTCCTCCGCAGACATCCGGCTCAGGTGGTGGAAACTGGAGCAGCGGTTCTTTTGGCGGCGGTTTTTCTGGAATGGGCGGCGGCGGTGGCAGAGTCGGCGGCTGGTGA
- a CDS encoding LemA family protein, translated as MGTGIVVLIVLLALAVIFLFYGISIYNRLVKLRTLVEEAWSGINVQLKKRYDLIPNLVETVKGYATHESETFNKVTQARAHAMSAKDLKSQETAENDLNRALMNLLAVAEQYPDLKANENFMQLQHQLSLIESDIEKSRRFYNGSVRDKNIVIDTFPSNIIAGMFNFTKSLFFELENEQEKTAPQVKF; from the coding sequence ATGGGAACAGGAATTGTTGTTTTAATAGTCCTCCTTGCCTTGGCGGTAATCTTTCTGTTTTATGGCATTTCAATCTACAACAGGCTGGTTAAGCTGAGAACACTTGTTGAAGAGGCGTGGAGCGGAATAAATGTACAGTTGAAGAAACGGTACGACCTCATTCCAAACTTGGTGGAAACGGTGAAAGGATATGCCACGCACGAGAGTGAGACCTTTAATAAGGTGACGCAGGCGCGTGCCCATGCAATGAGCGCAAAAGACCTGAAATCTCAGGAAACGGCAGAGAACGACCTGAACCGGGCATTGATGAATCTGCTGGCTGTTGCTGAACAATACCCCGATTTGAAAGCCAACGAAAACTTTATGCAATTGCAGCACCAGCTTAGCCTTATTGAATCGGATATCGAAAAGTCTCGCCGGTTCTATAACGGTTCTGTCCGTGATAAGAACATTGTTATCGATACATTTCCGAGCAACATAATTGCCGGGATGTTCAACTTTACCAAATCTCTTTTCTTTGAATTGGAAAACGAACAGGAGAAAACCGCTCCACAAGTGAAATTCTGA
- a CDS encoding iron-containing alcohol dehydrogenase, producing MKNFIFRNPTKLVFGKGQIARLNELIPAEVNLMITYGGGSVTRNGIYDQVKAALKGRKFIEFWGIEANPHVETLRKAIEVGKSENINYLLAVGGGSVLDGTKLIAAGIASDEDAWDIVLKGVAEKQIPFASVLTVPATGSEMNGGAVITRAETREKFAFGGDYPQFSILDPEVTYSLSKHQVACGLADAYTHVLEQYLTTPGQSRLMDRWAEGVLLSIMEIAPKIKENPCDYDLMADYMLAATLALNDFIRMGISQDWATHQIGHELTALHGTTHGHSLAIVMPGTLRVLKEQKHEKLLQYGERVFGITGGSEPERVDKAIEKTEEFYRSLGLTTRLSEENIGNETIETIAKRFNDRGVAFGENQNVTGDVAREILLACS from the coding sequence ATGAAAAATTTTATCTTTCGAAACCCTACCAAACTAGTTTTCGGGAAAGGACAAATTGCCAGATTAAATGAACTGATCCCAGCTGAGGTCAACCTGATGATCACTTACGGAGGCGGAAGCGTCACCCGAAACGGTATATATGACCAAGTGAAAGCCGCGTTAAAAGGCCGAAAATTCATAGAATTTTGGGGAATCGAAGCCAACCCGCACGTGGAAACGTTGCGAAAAGCCATCGAAGTAGGAAAAAGCGAGAACATCAATTACCTGCTGGCCGTAGGCGGTGGATCCGTGCTGGACGGGACAAAATTGATTGCCGCAGGTATTGCATCGGACGAAGACGCATGGGACATCGTGCTGAAAGGTGTTGCTGAAAAACAAATTCCTTTTGCATCCGTCCTTACTGTACCGGCAACAGGATCGGAAATGAACGGTGGCGCCGTTATCACCCGCGCCGAAACCCGGGAGAAATTTGCTTTCGGAGGTGATTATCCGCAGTTTTCCATCCTCGATCCGGAAGTAACCTACTCCCTTTCCAAGCACCAGGTGGCTTGCGGACTTGCCGATGCCTATACGCACGTGCTGGAGCAATACCTTACCACGCCGGGACAATCACGGCTGATGGACAGGTGGGCTGAAGGGGTATTGTTGTCGATCATGGAGATTGCTCCGAAAATAAAGGAAAACCCATGTGATTACGACCTGATGGCCGACTATATGCTGGCAGCGACCCTGGCTCTCAACGATTTTATCCGGATGGGTATTTCGCAGGATTGGGCAACGCATCAGATCGGACACGAGCTTACTGCGCTGCATGGCACTACGCACGGACATTCGCTCGCGATTGTGATGCCCGGCACGCTTCGTGTACTGAAAGAACAAAAACATGAAAAACTCCTGCAGTACGGCGAGCGTGTTTTCGGAATAACGGGGGGTAGTGAACCGGAACGTGTGGACAAAGCCATCGAAAAAACAGAAGAGTTTTACCGTTCGCTGGGCCTGACTACCCGGTTATCGGAAGAAAACATCGGTAACGAAACCATCGAAACCATCGCCAAACGATTTAACGACCGTGGCGTAGCGTTCGGTGAAAACCAAAACGTGACGGGCGACGTGGCACGGGAAATTTTACTGGCGTGCTCATAA
- a CDS encoding PD40 domain-containing protein, protein MKKLLLFLSVSLLIFRASAVDDARMMRYPDINGNLVAFVYAGDIWTVQATGGEARRLTSHAGTELFPKISPDGKWIAFSAEYSGNRQIWVMPAGGGTARQLTFYNSEGVMPPRGGFDNVVLDWTPDSKRVLFRANRTSFGERNGKYFTVSINGGLEEPLPIVNGGFATLSPDGLQLCFTPVDREFRTWKRYKGGRATELWTYDLTNHTSQQITHWAGSDQWPTWHGEYIFYASDQDTRLNIWRYNTQNKENVQITHHKDFDVMWPSGRNGKLVYENGGYLYVLNLASGTSDKISVSINYDNPNLLPYFKNVKDFVGSFSLSPSGKRALFDARGDIFSVPVENGEIENLTRTQGIREIFPVWSPDGNNIVYYSDATGEYEMYLLENKKGAQPRQLTKGSKAWKYTAEWSPNNKQLVYSDRTLKLWLVDAVSGKQTVIDEASAEEIRDYSFSPDGDWVAYSKSSPNYQSALWLYQISTSKKHQITDASFSDGQPTFSRDGKFLFFTSNRDFNLAFSSFEFDYLYNNAGRIYAIPLRNDGTTLIQYKNDTEPVGGEKTDSVQSGNKNKPPLNVQIDLENIRNRIVALPVQPGNYRIIGAVEEGLLYTSGNKIMRYRINEEKTEEILDGTGNGTLSANGKSFIYRSGSDYAVAKNQAGQKAGANKIDLTNLTMKIEPRKEWDQIYTDAFRIFRDYFYVSNLHGVDWERIQKEYGALLPHVPSRFDLDYILNEIVSETNTGHAYVDWGDIAKVDRINGGLLGAELEADLSAKRYVIKKIYAGENWNESRRSPLTENGIDVKAGDYLISINGKNLTTDDNPYELLENWGNRHVELTVNSSPSASGAKTHTVKTITSEHELRYLDWVNERRALVNKLSGGKIGYIHVPNTAVEGNRELFRGMYSYNDKDALIIDDRYNGGGFIPDRMIDLLNRRTLVYWHRNGLPQPMKTPGIAHDGPKVMLINGYSSSGGDAFPYFFKKTGEGKLIGTRTWGGLVGISGNAGLVDGGYISVPIFGIYDNSGEWIIEGIGVYPDIEVVDRPEALAKGNDPGIEKAVEVLLNELKENPRKPVSVPAPPDRSKWIETEIK, encoded by the coding sequence ATGAAAAAACTACTCCTCTTTTTATCCGTCAGTCTTTTAATCTTCAGGGCTTCCGCAGTAGATGATGCACGCATGATGCGGTATCCCGACATTAACGGGAACCTGGTTGCATTTGTGTACGCCGGCGATATCTGGACGGTCCAAGCTACGGGCGGCGAAGCCAGACGACTCACCTCACATGCGGGAACCGAACTTTTTCCGAAAATTTCTCCCGACGGGAAATGGATCGCCTTCTCGGCAGAATATTCCGGAAACCGCCAAATATGGGTGATGCCCGCTGGAGGTGGAACAGCACGCCAGCTCACATTTTACAATTCCGAAGGCGTGATGCCACCCCGGGGTGGATTCGACAATGTGGTGCTCGACTGGACACCCGACAGCAAACGTGTTCTCTTCCGTGCCAACCGCACCTCCTTCGGGGAACGCAACGGCAAATATTTCACGGTAAGTATCAACGGCGGTTTGGAAGAGCCGCTACCCATTGTGAACGGCGGTTTTGCCACATTATCGCCCGACGGTTTGCAGCTCTGCTTCACTCCGGTCGACCGGGAATTCCGCACCTGGAAACGTTACAAAGGCGGCCGTGCTACTGAGCTGTGGACATACGACCTGACGAACCATACCTCACAACAGATAACGCATTGGGCTGGCAGCGACCAGTGGCCGACGTGGCACGGAGAGTATATTTTTTACGCATCCGATCAGGACACACGCCTGAATATCTGGCGATACAATACGCAAAACAAGGAAAACGTGCAAATAACTCACCACAAGGATTTCGATGTGATGTGGCCATCGGGCCGTAACGGAAAGCTGGTGTATGAGAACGGCGGTTATCTCTATGTTCTCAACCTCGCCTCGGGAACTTCCGATAAAATATCCGTCTCCATTAACTACGACAACCCCAACCTATTGCCCTATTTCAAGAACGTGAAAGATTTCGTGGGCAGTTTTTCGCTTTCACCATCGGGCAAGCGTGCGCTGTTCGATGCCAGGGGTGATATCTTCTCCGTTCCGGTAGAGAACGGTGAAATCGAAAACCTCACCCGCACACAGGGCATACGGGAAATTTTCCCGGTATGGTCACCCGACGGGAACAACATCGTTTACTATTCCGATGCCACTGGCGAATACGAAATGTACCTGCTCGAAAACAAGAAAGGCGCTCAACCCAGGCAATTGACAAAAGGTTCGAAAGCCTGGAAGTATACGGCAGAATGGTCCCCAAACAACAAGCAACTGGTGTACAGCGACCGCACACTCAAACTTTGGCTGGTGGATGCCGTTTCCGGTAAACAGACCGTCATTGACGAAGCATCGGCGGAAGAGATCCGTGATTATTCCTTCTCGCCCGACGGCGATTGGGTAGCCTACAGCAAATCATCACCAAACTATCAGTCGGCACTGTGGCTGTACCAGATTTCTACTAGCAAGAAGCATCAAATCACCGACGCTTCGTTCTCCGACGGACAACCGACATTCAGCCGCGACGGAAAGTTTCTCTTCTTCACCTCCAACAGGGACTTCAACCTGGCTTTCAGTAGTTTCGAATTCGACTACCTATACAACAACGCAGGACGCATTTACGCTATACCGTTGCGAAACGACGGTACAACGCTAATCCAGTACAAAAACGATACGGAACCTGTTGGCGGTGAAAAAACCGATTCCGTCCAATCCGGGAACAAGAACAAACCGCCGTTGAACGTTCAAATTGACCTTGAGAACATCCGGAACCGTATCGTAGCGTTACCCGTTCAACCGGGGAATTACCGCATCATAGGCGCAGTGGAGGAAGGATTGCTCTACACTTCCGGCAATAAGATCATGCGCTACCGTATCAACGAGGAAAAAACGGAAGAGATCCTCGACGGTACAGGCAACGGAACCCTGAGCGCTAATGGAAAATCGTTCATTTACCGCTCCGGCAGTGATTATGCCGTAGCAAAAAACCAGGCCGGACAAAAAGCCGGGGCTAACAAAATCGACTTGACTAACCTGACGATGAAAATTGAGCCGCGTAAAGAATGGGACCAGATTTACACCGATGCTTTCCGCATTTTTCGTGACTATTTCTACGTGAGTAACCTGCACGGAGTGGATTGGGAAAGGATACAAAAGGAGTACGGAGCCCTGTTGCCACACGTTCCCAGCCGCTTTGACCTGGATTATATCCTGAACGAAATCGTGAGTGAAACCAATACCGGACATGCATACGTGGATTGGGGCGACATTGCCAAGGTCGACCGGATAAACGGTGGATTGCTTGGGGCTGAACTAGAAGCTGACCTATCCGCTAAACGATATGTCATCAAGAAGATATACGCAGGCGAAAACTGGAATGAAAGCCGCCGTTCGCCACTTACAGAAAATGGGATAGACGTAAAAGCAGGTGACTACCTGATTAGTATAAACGGTAAAAATCTCACTACCGATGACAATCCGTATGAATTGCTTGAAAATTGGGGCAACAGGCATGTGGAGTTAACGGTAAACAGCTCTCCTTCGGCTTCGGGAGCAAAAACCCATACCGTGAAAACTATTACTTCCGAGCACGAACTGCGCTATCTGGACTGGGTAAATGAACGCCGCGCCCTGGTGAATAAACTTTCGGGAGGGAAAATCGGTTATATCCACGTGCCCAACACTGCTGTCGAGGGTAACCGCGAGCTCTTCCGGGGGATGTATTCCTACAACGATAAGGATGCCCTCATTATTGATGACCGCTACAACGGAGGAGGGTTTATCCCCGACCGGATGATCGACCTGCTCAACCGCCGCACACTGGTTTACTGGCATCGCAACGGGCTTCCCCAACCGATGAAAACACCCGGAATCGCTCACGACGGGCCAAAGGTTATGCTCATCAACGGATACTCATCGTCAGGCGGAGATGCTTTTCCCTACTTCTTTAAAAAAACAGGAGAGGGGAAACTTATCGGCACGCGTACCTGGGGAGGACTGGTGGGCATTTCGGGTAACGCAGGCCTGGTTGACGGCGGTTATATCTCCGTACCTATTTTCGGTATTTATGACAATAGTGGCGAGTGGATTATCGAAGGAATCGGGGTTTATCCCGATATCGAGGTGGTTGACCGTCCCGAAGCGTTGGCTAAAGGTAACGATCCCGGCATCGAAAAAGCCGTGGAGGTACTGCTCAATGAACTGAAAGAGAATCCACGCAAACCAGTTTCCGTACCTGCTCCTCCCGACAGGTCGAAATGGATTGAAACGGAAATTAAATGA
- a CDS encoding 8-oxo-dGTP diphosphatase has translation MAKVSLTCMCMIQDLKTNKVLVQDRVLDWKGISFPAGGVEEGESLVEAAIREMKEETGLTVSNLRPCGIVHWYNDKTGDRHLVFNYKTSDFFGELLPETEEGKVFWVTPEELPVLNLSDRFIDRLPMFFEEKNTERFQVWNESGYNPDIKWF, from the coding sequence ATGGCAAAAGTAAGCCTTACATGCATGTGCATGATCCAGGATTTGAAAACTAATAAAGTCCTGGTACAGGATAGGGTTTTAGACTGGAAAGGGATCAGTTTCCCGGCTGGTGGCGTTGAAGAAGGTGAAAGCCTGGTGGAAGCCGCCATTCGGGAGATGAAGGAAGAGACAGGGCTAACGGTATCCAACTTAAGACCGTGCGGGATCGTTCATTGGTACAACGATAAAACAGGCGATCGCCACCTGGTTTTCAATTATAAAACAAGTGACTTCTTCGGAGAGTTGCTCCCTGAAACAGAGGAAGGAAAGGTCTTCTGGGTAACCCCCGAAGAGCTACCCGTTTTAAATTTGTCCGACAGATTTATCGACCGGCTGCCTATGTTTTTTGAGGAGAAAAACACGGAAAGGTTCCAGGTATGGAATGAAAGCGGATACAACCCAGACATCAAATGGTTTTAG
- a CDS encoding aldo/keto reductase: MDKREFIRKSIAGAVAIGTSGVVSTTFADTTAKPKKTGTIKRKLGKTGFEVYPVVYGGIVSMQDGQKASDNYVAWALDRGINYFDVAPSYGDAEEKLGNSLKPYRKDNFLACKTTQRLREGAEKEFEKSLQLLQTDYFDVYQLHSISTPKDTEQIFGPDGIMEMVEKEKQRGRIRKVGFSAHSQEQAIRAMSMYDFDTIMFPTNWQMIKLDGWGAGAVNEAKRRGMGVLAIKGLIHRRWMEDEKQDSRYQKSWCKPIDVENREFGIAALKFTFQAGADVIIPPGDFRNFSFCVDNIEEILDSPLTKKEKTLLDNEFLAVKDYPFFDPRT, encoded by the coding sequence ATGGACAAGCGAGAATTTATCAGGAAAAGTATTGCCGGAGCAGTAGCCATCGGCACTTCAGGAGTGGTCTCCACAACGTTTGCCGACACTACGGCCAAACCGAAGAAAACCGGCACAATAAAAAGAAAGCTGGGAAAAACCGGATTCGAAGTTTATCCGGTAGTTTATGGTGGAATCGTATCCATGCAGGACGGACAAAAGGCTTCAGACAACTATGTGGCCTGGGCATTGGACAGGGGGATCAACTACTTTGACGTGGCTCCCAGTTACGGAGATGCGGAAGAAAAGCTGGGTAATTCGTTAAAGCCCTACCGGAAAGACAATTTTCTGGCATGCAAAACCACTCAACGATTACGTGAAGGTGCAGAAAAGGAGTTTGAGAAATCACTGCAATTATTGCAGACCGATTATTTTGATGTATATCAACTACATAGCATCAGCACGCCGAAAGATACGGAACAAATTTTCGGACCAGACGGTATTATGGAGATGGTAGAAAAAGAAAAACAACGCGGACGGATCCGCAAAGTAGGTTTTTCGGCACACTCGCAGGAGCAGGCTATCCGGGCCATGTCGATGTACGACTTCGACACGATCATGTTCCCCACCAACTGGCAAATGATTAAATTAGACGGATGGGGAGCCGGAGCTGTAAACGAGGCAAAAAGGCGAGGAATGGGCGTTTTGGCTATTAAAGGATTGATCCACCGCCGTTGGATGGAAGACGAGAAACAGGACTCCAGATACCAGAAATCGTGGTGTAAACCCATCGATGTGGAAAACCGGGAATTTGGTATTGCAGCCCTGAAATTCACCTTCCAGGCAGGGGCAGACGTAATTATTCCACCGGGCGATTTTCGTAATTTCTCGTTCTGTGTAGACAATATCGAAGAAATCCTGGACAGTCCTTTAACGAAAAAAGAAAAAACATTGCTAGACAATGAATTTCTGGCCGTAAAGGATTATCCGTTCTTCGACCCGAGGACATAA